The following proteins come from a genomic window of Hymenobacter canadensis:
- a CDS encoding ABC transporter ATP-binding protein, which yields MPILELENLSKTYGSTTALRGLTLQVEPGSVYGLLGPNGSGKTTTLGIALGVLRASGGTVRWFGQPPTAAGRRRIGALLETPNFFPYLSARQNLQLAADIKQADPRSVDQALDTVGLGTRQHDAFRGFSLGMKQRLALASTLLGNPEVLVLDEPTNGLDPQGIAEVRGLVQRLAAEGKTIILASHLLDEIEKVCTHVAVLQRGELRAAGPVGNILATADRVLLRPEPRATATVQQALAALPWVSDVRPETDGQLSAALAPGHGPADLNRALFAQNIALAGLELRRRSLEAQFLELTK from the coding sequence ATGCCCATCCTCGAACTCGAAAACCTTTCCAAAACCTACGGCAGCACCACGGCGCTGCGAGGCTTGACGCTGCAGGTGGAGCCGGGCAGCGTGTATGGCCTGCTGGGGCCCAACGGCAGCGGCAAAACCACCACGCTGGGCATTGCGCTGGGCGTGCTGCGGGCCTCGGGCGGGACGGTGCGCTGGTTTGGGCAGCCGCCCACGGCAGCCGGGCGGCGGCGCATCGGGGCGCTGCTGGAAACGCCCAACTTCTTCCCCTACCTCTCGGCCCGCCAGAACCTGCAGCTGGCCGCCGACATCAAGCAGGCCGACCCGCGCAGCGTAGATCAGGCCCTCGATACCGTGGGGCTGGGCACGCGCCAGCACGATGCCTTCCGCGGGTTCTCGCTGGGCATGAAGCAACGGTTGGCGCTGGCCTCCACCCTGCTCGGCAACCCCGAGGTGCTGGTGCTGGATGAGCCCACCAACGGCCTCGATCCGCAAGGCATTGCCGAGGTACGCGGCCTGGTGCAACGCCTGGCGGCGGAAGGCAAAACCATCATTCTGGCCAGCCACCTGCTCGATGAAATAGAGAAAGTATGTACACATGTGGCGGTGCTGCAGCGCGGCGAGCTGCGGGCGGCCGGCCCCGTCGGCAACATCCTGGCCACCGCCGACCGGGTGCTGCTGCGCCCCGAGCCGCGGGCCACAGCGACCGTGCAGCAGGCCCTGGCCGCCCTGCCCTGGGTGTCGGACGTGCGCCCCGAAACCGACGGCCAGTTAAGCGCCGCCCTCGCGCCCGGCCACGGCCCCGCCGACCTCAACCGCGCCCTTTTTGCCCAGAACATTGCCCTAGCCGGCCTGGAGCTGCGCCGCCGCAGCCTGGAAGCCCAGTTTCTGGAGCTGACGAAATAG
- a CDS encoding bifunctional 3,4-dihydroxy-2-butanone-4-phosphate synthase/GTP cyclohydrolase II — MLDSIEDAIADIRAGKVVVVVDDEDRENEGDFICAARCATPEVINFMATHGRGLVCAPLIEQRCEELGLELMVGRNTALHATPFTVSIDLLKNGVTTGISASDRSKTILALIDPDTKPEELGKPGHIFPLRARKEGVLRRAGHTEAAIDLSRLAGFEPAGVLVEILKEDGEMARLPELREIATKWNLKLISVQDLIRYRLDKESLITREISVKLPTDYGDFDLIAYTQRTTNAQHLALVKGDISGDEPVLVRVHSSCVTGDIFGSCRCDCGPQLHRAMQHIEREGRGVIVYMNQEGRGIGLLNKLRAYKLQEQGRDTVEANLELGFGMDERDYGVGAQILRDLGISKMRLLSNNPRKRTGLMGYGLEIVESVGIEVEPNEHNERYLTTKRDKLGHTILHKDRTPHPDMDSAVGVE; from the coding sequence ATGCTTGATTCCATTGAAGACGCCATTGCCGACATCCGCGCCGGCAAAGTTGTAGTAGTCGTTGACGACGAAGACCGTGAAAACGAAGGCGACTTCATCTGCGCCGCCCGTTGCGCCACCCCTGAGGTTATCAACTTTATGGCCACCCACGGCCGTGGCCTGGTGTGCGCCCCGCTCATCGAGCAGCGCTGCGAAGAGCTGGGCCTGGAGCTGATGGTGGGCCGCAACACGGCCCTGCACGCCACGCCGTTCACCGTGAGCATCGATTTGCTGAAAAACGGCGTGACCACCGGCATTTCGGCCTCCGACCGCAGCAAGACCATCCTGGCTCTCATCGACCCCGACACTAAGCCGGAGGAGCTGGGCAAGCCGGGCCACATTTTCCCGCTGAGAGCCCGCAAGGAAGGCGTGCTGCGCCGCGCCGGCCACACCGAAGCCGCCATCGACCTCTCGCGCCTCGCGGGCTTCGAACCGGCCGGGGTGCTGGTGGAAATCCTGAAGGAAGACGGCGAAATGGCCCGCCTGCCCGAGTTGCGCGAAATTGCCACCAAGTGGAACCTCAAGCTGATTTCGGTACAGGACCTGATCCGCTACCGCCTCGACAAGGAGAGCCTCATCACCCGCGAAATTTCGGTGAAGCTGCCCACCGACTACGGCGACTTCGACCTGATTGCCTACACCCAGCGCACCACCAACGCCCAGCATCTGGCGTTGGTAAAAGGCGACATTTCGGGCGACGAGCCGGTGCTGGTGCGCGTGCACAGCTCCTGCGTCACGGGCGACATCTTCGGTAGCTGCCGCTGCGACTGTGGCCCACAGCTGCACCGGGCCATGCAGCACATCGAGCGGGAAGGCCGCGGCGTAATTGTGTACATGAACCAGGAAGGCCGCGGCATCGGTCTGCTCAACAAGCTGCGCGCCTACAAGCTGCAGGAGCAGGGCCGCGACACCGTGGAAGCCAACTTAGAGCTGGGCTTCGGCATGGATGAGCGCGACTACGGCGTAGGCGCCCAAATCCTGCGCGACCTGGGCATCTCGAAGATGCGCCTGCTCTCCAACAACCCCCGCAAGCGCACCGGCCTGATGGGCTACGGCCTCGAAATCGTGGAATCGGTAGGAATTGAGGTGGAGCCCAACGAGCACAACGAGCGGTACCTCACCACCAAGCGCGACAAGCTGGGCCACACCATCCTGCACAAAGACCGCACCCCGCACCCCGACATGGACTCGGCGGTAGGCGTGGAATAG
- the surE gene encoding 5'/3'-nucleotidase SurE, with protein MSDTARKPLILISNDDGITAPGIATLVRVMRRIGEVVVVAPNSPQSGMGHAITIGTSLRLDPSTIFPGIESYECSGTPADCVKLAKHHVLKDRQPDLVVSGINHGSNSSVNVLYSGTMSAAIEAAIEGLPAIGFSLCEYGHNADFEHTEAWVEHIVREALAHGIPQGTALNVNIPKKSEQPIAGIRICRQARAKWQEEFDLRHDPYKRPYYWLIGEFVNLDQGNDTDEWALANNFISVVPCQFDLTAHHAISTLNASWQLGPKFDGPTHPAPHQGSATPEPGESAEGLG; from the coding sequence GTGTCTGATACTGCCCGTAAACCCCTGATTCTCATTTCCAACGACGACGGCATCACGGCTCCCGGCATTGCCACGCTCGTGCGCGTCATGCGCCGCATCGGCGAGGTAGTGGTGGTGGCGCCCAACTCGCCGCAGTCGGGCATGGGCCACGCCATCACCATCGGCACCTCGCTGCGCCTCGACCCCAGCACCATCTTTCCCGGCATCGAGAGCTACGAGTGCAGCGGCACCCCGGCCGACTGCGTGAAGCTGGCCAAGCACCACGTGCTGAAAGACCGCCAGCCCGATCTGGTGGTGTCGGGCATCAACCACGGCTCCAACTCCTCGGTGAACGTGCTGTACTCGGGCACGATGTCGGCGGCCATCGAGGCGGCCATCGAAGGGCTGCCGGCCATCGGGTTTTCGCTCTGCGAATACGGCCACAACGCCGATTTCGAGCACACTGAAGCCTGGGTGGAGCACATTGTGCGGGAGGCGCTGGCGCACGGCATTCCGCAGGGTACGGCCCTGAACGTGAACATTCCCAAGAAGTCAGAGCAGCCGATTGCGGGCATCCGGATCTGCCGCCAGGCCCGCGCCAAGTGGCAGGAAGAGTTCGATTTGCGCCACGACCCCTACAAGCGCCCGTATTACTGGCTGATCGGGGAGTTCGTGAACCTCGACCAGGGCAACGACACCGACGAGTGGGCGCTGGCCAACAACTTCATATCGGTGGTGCCCTGCCAGTTCGACCTCACGGCCCACCACGCCATCAGCACCCTGAACGCCAGCTGGCAGCTGGGCCCGAAATTCGACGGGCCCACGCACCCGGCCCCGCACCAGGGCAGCGCCACCCCTGAGCCCGGCGAGTCGGCCGAAGGATTGGGGTAG
- a CDS encoding glycosyltransferase, giving the protein MKLLVLLSRFPYPLDKGDKLRAFHQLRHLARRHEVCLFTLTDEPVTAADYAAVQPLCTGGLHVHRLSRPGIALNMTRALAQGLPLQVGYFHDRTAQGHLDALIRQFRPEHVYCQLIRMAHYLRAHAPQLPMTLDYMDVFSKGMLRRAENAPLWQRPLWLREGRRLRTYEAKAFDWFRHHTIISDQDRQLIEHPHRARIQVVLNGIDTQFFQPRATQPTHELLFCGNMSYHPNVDAAVFLAEEILPLVRQLHPEARLLIAGTTPAARVQALASAAVTVSGRLPDIRDAYAATQVFVAPMRVGTGLQNKLLEAMAMERPCVTTPLANNALRGRPGDDLLVGESAPELAALIIGLLNDPAAAAQLGRQGRLFVQEHYDWEAATNKLEALFK; this is encoded by the coding sequence ATGAAGCTTCTCGTACTGCTGTCCCGGTTTCCGTATCCGCTCGACAAGGGCGACAAGCTGCGCGCTTTCCATCAGCTGCGCCACCTGGCCAGGCGTCACGAAGTCTGCTTGTTTACGCTGACTGATGAACCAGTGACGGCCGCTGACTACGCCGCCGTGCAGCCGCTGTGCACCGGCGGTCTGCACGTACACCGCCTCAGCCGCCCCGGCATTGCCCTGAACATGACCCGCGCCCTGGCCCAGGGACTGCCGCTGCAAGTGGGCTACTTCCACGACCGCACGGCCCAGGGCCACCTCGATGCCCTGATCCGGCAGTTTCGGCCCGAGCACGTGTATTGCCAGCTGATCCGGATGGCGCACTACCTGCGCGCCCACGCCCCGCAGCTGCCCATGACGCTCGATTACATGGACGTGTTTTCGAAAGGTATGCTGCGCCGGGCCGAGAATGCGCCGCTCTGGCAACGGCCGCTCTGGCTGCGCGAAGGCCGCCGGCTGCGCACCTACGAAGCGAAGGCCTTCGACTGGTTTCGCCACCACACCATCATCTCCGACCAAGACCGCCAGCTCATCGAGCACCCGCACCGGGCCCGGATTCAGGTGGTGCTCAACGGCATCGACACGCAGTTTTTCCAGCCCCGCGCCACCCAACCCACTCATGAGCTGCTGTTCTGCGGCAACATGAGCTACCACCCCAACGTGGATGCTGCCGTGTTTCTGGCCGAGGAAATCCTGCCCCTGGTGCGCCAGCTGCACCCCGAAGCCCGCCTGCTGATTGCGGGCACCACGCCCGCGGCGCGGGTGCAGGCCCTGGCCTCGGCCGCCGTCACGGTCAGCGGCCGCCTGCCCGATATCCGCGACGCCTACGCCGCCACGCAGGTGTTTGTGGCGCCCATGCGCGTGGGCACCGGCCTGCAGAACAAGCTGCTGGAAGCCATGGCCATGGAGCGGCCCTGCGTGACGACGCCGCTGGCCAACAACGCCCTACGCGGCCGCCCCGGCGATGATTTGCTGGTAGGCGAGTCGGCCCCGGAGCTGGCCGCCCTCATTATCGGCTTGCTCAACGACCCCGCCGCCGCCGCCCAGCTAGGCCGTCAGGGCCGCCTGTTTGTGCAGGAGCACTACGACTGGGAAGCCGCCACCAACAAGCTGGAGGCGTTGTTTAAATAG
- the proC gene encoding pyrroline-5-carboxylate reductase, whose protein sequence is MTPLRIAILGCGNMGMAFAKAFLHYNLVEHADLLLLGRDAAHCQRLDATHRGLPTGLLEAHVGTYDVVMVAVKPQDFSKIAAGLRAVLQPTQVVVSIMAGIPIGRLQRELGHQQVMRAMPNTPALLGLGITGFSAAPEVERSRLHQVENLLNATGRSIFLEDESLLDAVTAVSGSGPAYFYYIVQAMMQAGRELGFSESVAGLLVKQTMLGAYHLLNSSDKSPDELIAAVASKGGTTEAALREFRAGGLADTLKAGMKAAQQRAIELAKE, encoded by the coding sequence ATGACTCCTCTTCGCATTGCAATCCTGGGCTGCGGCAACATGGGTATGGCCTTCGCCAAGGCGTTTCTGCACTACAACCTCGTGGAGCACGCCGATTTGCTGCTGCTCGGCCGCGACGCGGCGCATTGCCAGCGGCTCGATGCCACCCACCGGGGCCTGCCCACCGGCCTGCTCGAAGCGCACGTGGGCACCTATGACGTGGTGATGGTGGCCGTGAAGCCGCAGGATTTCAGCAAAATAGCGGCCGGGCTGCGGGCCGTGCTGCAGCCGACGCAGGTGGTGGTGTCCATCATGGCCGGCATTCCCATTGGGCGGCTGCAGCGCGAGCTGGGCCACCAGCAGGTGATGCGCGCCATGCCCAACACGCCGGCGCTGCTGGGGCTGGGCATCACCGGGTTTTCGGCGGCGCCGGAAGTGGAGCGCAGCCGCCTGCACCAGGTCGAAAACCTGCTGAACGCCACCGGCCGCTCTATTTTTCTGGAAGATGAGAGCCTGCTCGACGCCGTGACGGCCGTGAGCGGCAGCGGCCCAGCCTATTTCTACTACATCGTGCAGGCTATGATGCAGGCCGGCCGCGAGTTGGGCTTCTCTGAGTCGGTGGCCGGGCTGCTGGTAAAGCAAACCATGCTGGGCGCCTACCACCTGCTCAACTCCTCCGACAAAAGCCCCGACGAGCTGATTGCGGCTGTAGCCTCCAAGGGCGGCACCACAGAAGCCGCCCTGCGCGAATTCCGCGCCGGCGGCCTGGCCGACACCCTGAAAGCTGGCATGAAAGCCGCCCAGCAGCGTGCCATCGAGCTGGCGAAAGAGTAG
- a CDS encoding DUF3592 domain-containing protein has product MHWLVIILLMVLLSRMWLRSFNEALASLKRAIRLKRYGVHKTGEIIGFVERVDEEGDRWFRPIIAFSYQGKQWQFVSELGDGENGLVGAYVRVIHDPLTPGVAEVDSFMALFGGPVLGLVILATCVVLAVGYVIHELLAQVG; this is encoded by the coding sequence ATGCACTGGCTGGTGATTATACTGCTGATGGTCTTACTCAGCAGAATGTGGTTGCGAAGCTTCAACGAAGCATTGGCATCGTTGAAAAGAGCTATCCGCCTGAAACGTTATGGAGTACATAAAACCGGGGAAATAATAGGGTTTGTGGAACGCGTTGACGAGGAGGGCGACAGATGGTTTAGGCCTATAATAGCCTTTTCGTACCAAGGCAAGCAGTGGCAGTTTGTATCAGAACTGGGCGATGGCGAGAACGGTCTTGTCGGAGCGTACGTCCGCGTCATCCATGATCCGCTGACACCTGGCGTGGCAGAAGTGGATAGTTTCATGGCGTTGTTTGGCGGGCCTGTTCTGGGGCTGGTTATTCTGGCAACATGCGTGGTTTTGGCAGTTGGCTATGTAATTCACGAACTTCTCGCGCAGGTTGGATAA
- a CDS encoding cupin domain-containing protein gives MLRRSFLHLSLAAPGLAVVSSFVAPSQGPAAPPRRSLLVRAGTDSTSRPFKFLDALFTVKVSGRDTQGRCVIFDTLRPAKVGPQLHLHTDLDEWFYVEAGEFKFQAGEETMRLKAGDSLFVPRNMPHAFVKTSEGTAHLIVMHQPAGTMEEYFRTASAMPDQSPEARRALGEKHGMRFLGPALTPD, from the coding sequence ATGTTGCGTCGTTCCTTCCTGCATCTGTCGCTGGCCGCGCCCGGGCTGGCCGTTGTTTCGTCGTTTGTTGCCCCGTCGCAGGGGCCAGCGGCCCCGCCCCGCAGGAGCCTGCTGGTCAGGGCCGGAACCGACAGTACCAGCCGGCCCTTCAAATTCCTGGATGCCCTGTTCACGGTAAAGGTTTCCGGCCGCGACACGCAGGGCCGGTGCGTCATTTTCGATACGCTCCGGCCCGCCAAAGTAGGCCCGCAGCTGCACCTGCACACCGACCTGGACGAGTGGTTCTATGTGGAAGCCGGCGAGTTCAAGTTTCAGGCCGGGGAAGAAACCATGCGCCTCAAGGCAGGCGACTCGCTGTTTGTGCCGCGCAACATGCCGCACGCCTTCGTGAAAACCAGCGAAGGAACGGCGCACTTAATAGTGATGCACCAGCCGGCCGGCACCATGGAAGAATATTTCCGCACGGCCAGCGCCATGCCCGACCAGAGCCCGGAAGCGCGCAGAGCCCTGGGCGAAAAGCACGGCATGCGTTTCCTGGGCCCGGCCCTCACGCCGGACTGA
- a CDS encoding DoxX family protein, whose translation MTLFENRYRTHNLGLLLLRVGIGVMFTIHGYPKLVGGPEAWAKVGSVMKVVGLDFAPAFWGFLAAVAEAVGGQLLALGLFFRVACALLLGTMIMATVQHLSAGDGFSGYSHALESAFLFLGLLLAGPGHLSLDQVLFPARRRLY comes from the coding sequence ATGACTCTGTTTGAAAACCGCTACCGCACCCACAACCTTGGCCTCTTGCTGCTGCGGGTGGGCATTGGCGTCATGTTCACAATCCATGGCTACCCCAAGCTGGTTGGCGGACCCGAGGCCTGGGCGAAAGTGGGCAGCGTGATGAAGGTGGTGGGGCTGGATTTCGCGCCGGCTTTCTGGGGCTTTCTGGCCGCCGTGGCCGAGGCCGTGGGCGGGCAGCTGCTGGCGTTGGGGTTGTTTTTTCGGGTGGCCTGTGCCCTGCTTTTGGGTACGATGATTATGGCTACGGTGCAGCACCTGAGCGCCGGCGACGGGTTCAGTGGCTACTCGCACGCCTTGGAATCGGCGTTTCTGTTTTTGGGGCTGCTGCTGGCCGGCCCCGGCCACCTCAGCCTCGACCAGGTGCTGTTCCCGGCCCGCCGCCGGCTGTACTAG
- a CDS encoding ABC transporter permease, which yields MLFRAELRKILPYRTVWINLLAYAVLLLLFVSAGGSLNVNGQPLGQSLYMFPGLWDKLAFVASYFTMLLGILFIILITDEFQFRTFRQQVIDGSSVAGLLQNKIVVSGLLAGFAMVVVLGIGAYFGLTRAAGTVAQATTGLPAVLLYGVQVLGVLALAALVAVLVRRSGAAILLFLLYLWVAEPLLRLSLPNELDRYLPAKIFNSLTPMPGQELMATVTGPSMALLPSQALPLALAYTALFWGLSYLLLRSRDL from the coding sequence ATGCTTTTCCGCGCCGAACTTCGCAAGATTCTCCCCTACCGTACTGTCTGGATCAACCTGCTGGCCTACGCCGTGCTGCTGCTGCTGTTTGTATCGGCAGGCGGCAGCCTGAACGTGAACGGGCAACCGCTGGGCCAGTCACTGTATATGTTTCCGGGGCTGTGGGACAAGCTGGCTTTCGTAGCCAGCTACTTCACCATGCTGCTGGGCATCTTGTTCATCATCCTTATTACCGACGAGTTTCAGTTCCGCACGTTCCGGCAGCAGGTGATTGACGGTAGCTCGGTGGCGGGGCTGCTGCAGAATAAGATAGTCGTTTCTGGGCTGCTGGCGGGCTTTGCGATGGTAGTCGTGCTGGGCATTGGCGCGTACTTCGGGCTGACGCGGGCGGCCGGCACGGTGGCGCAGGCCACGACGGGTTTGCCGGCGGTGCTGCTCTACGGGGTGCAGGTGCTGGGCGTGCTGGCGCTGGCCGCGCTGGTGGCGGTGCTGGTGCGCCGCAGCGGAGCCGCCATCCTACTGTTTCTACTGTATCTGTGGGTGGCTGAGCCGCTGTTGCGACTGTCGCTGCCCAACGAGCTGGACCGCTACCTGCCGGCCAAGATCTTCAACAGCCTCACGCCCATGCCCGGCCAGGAGCTGATGGCCACCGTGACCGGCCCCTCCATGGCCCTGCTGCCCAGCCAGGCGCTGCCGCTGGCCCTGGCATATACGGCCCTGTTTTGGGGCTTGAGCTACCTGCTCCTGCGCAGCCGCGATTTGTAG
- a CDS encoding M14 family metallopeptidase, whose protein sequence is MLSFLLSALLLTSAAPKTDWRTPYELGNGNTTTTHAACIAYYQRLDAAYPEITLREAGTTDSGRPLHEVVVSLDGDADPASVRAKGRRVVFIQNGIHPGEPEGIDAAMMLARDYVQQPRLRRQLTDITLVIIPIYNVDGSLNRNSTTRANQNGPESYGFRGNARNLDLNRDYIKQDSRNARAFAQLFQRWQPDVFVDTHTSDGADYQYTMTLIATQQSKLHPALRSYLNGQLLPAVYGGMAKRKTPMTPYVDFEGRTPDARGLTGFMESPRYSTGYTTLFNTIGFVTETHMLKAYAPRVKAQYDFLELLVQAVAQQKAALAQARAAAQQQTATQTTFPLAWKLDTTAADKVTFLGYEGKLKPSDISGQPRLYYDRKAPYSRQIPYYNTFQPTVQVQRPVAYLIPQAWGEVLERLRLSGVQLRRLRQDTTLTADVYYVQDYKTGQRPYEGHYVHTAVELRTAPQPVAFLKGDYVADLNQPAARYLIETLEPQATDSFFAWGFFDSVLQQKEYFSDYVFEDVAADLLRRDPALRERLEKLKQQNPAFAASGAAQLDWVYRQSPNYEKSHLRYPVVRWMGGALPVE, encoded by the coding sequence ATGCTTTCCTTCCTGCTTTCCGCGCTGCTGCTCACGTCGGCGGCGCCCAAAACCGACTGGCGCACGCCCTACGAGCTGGGCAACGGCAATACCACCACCACCCACGCCGCCTGCATTGCCTACTATCAGCGCCTGGATGCGGCCTATCCCGAAATCACGCTGCGCGAGGCTGGCACCACCGACAGCGGCCGGCCGCTGCACGAGGTAGTGGTGAGCCTCGATGGCGACGCCGACCCGGCCTCGGTGCGGGCCAAAGGGCGGCGCGTAGTGTTTATCCAGAATGGCATTCATCCGGGCGAGCCGGAGGGCATTGATGCGGCCATGATGCTGGCCCGCGACTACGTGCAGCAGCCCAGGCTACGCCGCCAGCTCACGGACATTACGCTGGTTATCATTCCGATATACAACGTGGATGGCTCACTGAACCGCAACTCCACCACCCGCGCCAACCAAAACGGGCCCGAGAGCTACGGCTTCCGCGGCAACGCCCGCAACCTCGACCTGAACCGCGACTATATCAAGCAGGACTCGCGCAACGCCCGCGCCTTTGCGCAGCTGTTTCAGCGCTGGCAGCCCGACGTTTTCGTGGACACCCACACCTCCGACGGCGCCGACTACCAGTACACGATGACGCTCATTGCCACGCAGCAAAGCAAGCTGCATCCGGCCCTGCGCAGCTACCTGAATGGGCAGCTGCTGCCGGCCGTGTACGGCGGCATGGCCAAGCGCAAAACGCCCATGACGCCCTACGTGGACTTTGAGGGCCGCACGCCCGACGCCCGCGGCCTGACGGGCTTTATGGAGTCGCCGCGCTACTCCACGGGCTACACCACGCTGTTCAACACCATCGGCTTCGTCACGGAAACGCACATGCTCAAGGCCTACGCGCCCCGCGTGAAGGCCCAGTATGATTTCTTGGAGCTGCTGGTGCAGGCCGTGGCCCAGCAGAAAGCGGCCTTGGCCCAGGCCCGCGCCGCCGCCCAGCAGCAGACGGCCACCCAAACCACGTTCCCGCTGGCTTGGAAGCTCGACACCACGGCTGCCGACAAGGTGACGTTTCTCGGCTACGAGGGCAAACTGAAGCCCAGCGACATCAGCGGCCAACCCCGCCTCTACTACGACCGCAAGGCCCCGTATTCGCGCCAGATTCCGTACTACAACACGTTTCAGCCTACCGTGCAGGTGCAGCGTCCGGTGGCCTATCTGATTCCACAGGCCTGGGGCGAGGTGCTGGAACGCCTGCGCCTCTCGGGCGTGCAGCTGCGTCGCCTGCGCCAGGACACCACCCTCACGGCCGACGTGTACTATGTGCAGGACTACAAAACCGGCCAGCGCCCCTACGAGGGCCACTACGTGCACACGGCCGTGGAGCTGCGCACCGCGCCGCAGCCCGTAGCCTTCCTGAAAGGCGACTACGTAGCCGACCTCAACCAGCCCGCCGCCCGCTACCTCATCGAAACGCTGGAGCCGCAGGCCACCGACTCATTTTTTGCCTGGGGCTTCTTCGACAGCGTGCTGCAGCAAAAGGAGTATTTCTCGGACTACGTGTTCGAGGATGTGGCCGCCGACCTGCTGCGCCGCGACCCGGCCCTGCGCGAGCGGCTGGAGAAGCTTAAGCAGCAAAACCCCGCCTTTGCCGCCAGCGGCGCTGCCCAGCTTGACTGGGTGTACCGCCAGTCGCCGAACTACGAGAAATCCCACCTGCGCTACCCGGTAGTCCGCTGGATGGGCGGCGCGCTGCCAGTGGAGTAG
- the treA gene encoding alpha,alpha-trehalase TreA: protein MQKALLTLLLCGLSATWAVAQLPLTPRQLYPGLFEAVQQGRVYPDNKTFVDMVPLAPPARILADYAQQRTQPGFNLSTFVKARFRLPTSDASTYRSNVAAGLRPHLDTLWRVLERRPQDSVARYSSLLPLPKPYLVPGGRFREVYYWDSYFTMIGLSEAGRTPLVRSMADNFAFLVNRYGFIPNGNRSYYLTRSQPPFFALMVQLLAQQQTDSVLPRYQPALLREYAYWMAGADSLAPGKASRRAVRMPGGEVLNRYWDSSTEPREESYAEDVAAAKGLANPRQFYRDIRAAAASGWDFSTRWFGPDGKLTSIRTTELVPVDLNCLLLTLEQTLARSYKAQGQAAAAKTWELKATKRQAAIQRYCWNKAAGWYTDYDLTQRRPATIRTLAGVFPLAFGVATAPQATQVAAGLKADFLKDGGLLTTLNTSGQQWDAPNAWAPLQYLAIQGLRRYNQQPLADTVATRWVRLNSRVFQQTGKLLEKYNVQDTHLPAGGGEYPLQDGFGWTNGVLLYLLNHATTKQP from the coding sequence ATGCAAAAAGCCCTTCTCACCCTCCTGCTCTGCGGCCTCTCGGCTACCTGGGCCGTGGCCCAGCTGCCGCTCACGCCCCGCCAGCTCTACCCTGGCCTGTTTGAGGCGGTGCAGCAGGGCCGTGTGTACCCCGATAATAAGACGTTCGTGGATATGGTGCCACTGGCGCCGCCGGCCCGCATTCTGGCCGACTACGCCCAGCAGCGCACCCAGCCCGGCTTCAACCTGTCCACCTTCGTAAAGGCCCGCTTCCGGCTGCCGACCTCCGACGCCAGCACCTACCGTAGCAACGTAGCAGCCGGCCTGCGTCCCCACCTCGATACGCTCTGGCGCGTGCTGGAGCGCCGCCCCCAGGATTCGGTGGCCCGGTACTCGTCGCTGCTGCCGCTGCCCAAGCCCTATCTGGTGCCGGGCGGGCGGTTCCGGGAAGTGTACTACTGGGACTCTTATTTCACGATGATCGGGCTGAGTGAGGCCGGCCGCACGCCGCTGGTTCGCAGCATGGCCGACAACTTCGCCTTCCTGGTGAACCGCTACGGCTTCATCCCGAATGGCAACCGCAGCTACTACCTCACCCGCTCGCAGCCGCCCTTTTTCGCCCTGATGGTGCAGCTGCTGGCCCAGCAGCAAACCGACTCGGTGCTGCCGCGCTACCAGCCCGCACTACTGCGCGAATACGCCTACTGGATGGCCGGGGCCGACTCGCTGGCGCCCGGTAAGGCCAGCCGCCGCGCCGTGCGGATGCCCGGCGGTGAGGTGCTCAACCGCTACTGGGACAGCAGCACCGAGCCGCGCGAGGAGTCGTATGCCGAAGACGTGGCCGCGGCGAAAGGCCTGGCCAACCCGCGCCAGTTCTACCGCGACATTCGGGCGGCGGCAGCTTCCGGCTGGGACTTCAGCACCCGCTGGTTTGGGCCCGATGGCAAGCTGACGTCCATCCGCACCACCGAGCTGGTGCCCGTGGACCTAAACTGCCTGTTGCTGACCCTGGAACAGACCCTGGCCCGCTCCTACAAAGCCCAAGGCCAGGCCGCTGCCGCCAAAACCTGGGAGCTGAAAGCCACCAAACGGCAGGCCGCCATTCAGCGCTACTGCTGGAACAAAGCCGCCGGCTGGTACACCGACTACGACCTCACGCAGCGCCGCCCGGCCACCATCCGGACGCTGGCGGGCGTGTTTCCGCTGGCGTTCGGGGTGGCCACCGCGCCGCAGGCCACGCAGGTAGCGGCCGGCCTGAAAGCGGACTTCCTAAAGGATGGCGGCCTGCTCACCACCCTCAACACCAGCGGCCAGCAGTGGGACGCGCCCAATGCCTGGGCGCCGCTGCAGTACCTGGCCATCCAGGGCCTGCGCCGCTACAACCAGCAGCCCCTCGCCGACACCGTCGCTACGCGCTGGGTGCGCCTGAACAGCCGCGTGTTTCAGCAAACCGGCAAACTGCTGGAGAAATACAACGTCCAGGACACCCACCTGCCCGCCGGCGGCGGCGAGTATCCGCTGCAGGATGGCTTCGGCTGGACCAACGGCGTGCTGCTCTACCTGCTGAATCACGCCACTACCAAGCAGCCGTAG